The DNA sequence TCTTTGTAAGTATGATTTCTTTGATCTTTCTTGTTACTTAAGGTGACAACAACAGCATCATGTTACTAATTTAACCAGTTACAATCACTATTAGACCTCGTCATGTGTTGATTTTCATCACTGACTGAATAATAATTGTCATGAAATCGTTTCTCTTAAAAGCTTAAGCTTACTGATATCATGTCGTGAAATTAATGCTTTCGTAAAATTATGTTCAAGTATTGCCTTTGGTCAAGGAAAATGAAATTTACACATAGCTACAAAGTGACATGATCTTTCATGGTActttacaagaaaaaaaaaaagaaaatttaagaaGAAATTTTGCCTAACATGTTTTATGCTAACTATATTATTGAACTGTAGGGACTTGTCATTCAACAAAGGTTTAAAAGGTTCTCTGTCTCCAGAGATAGGAGACTTAAGGAATCTGAATATTCTGTAAGATTCCTTAAGAAACAAGATTCATTTCCTtatattcacaaaaaaaaaagcatactAATACTTTCTTTCCTTAATTTATGTCAGCATCTTGGCTGGTTGTAGCTTCAGTGGCAGCATTCCAGATGCATTGGGGAATCTTTCACAGCTATCCTTCCTGTAAGAGCAAATcttgtatttgtatttgtatttgtatttgtataaGTATAATGGTGTGGTTGAATAACAGGGCCTTAAACTCAAACAACTTCACTGGAAAAATACCACCTTCATTGGGTAAACTCTCCAAACTTTATTGGTTAGACTTGGCAGATAATCAACTCACAGGGCCTATTCCAGTTTCAACCTCCACCACCCCTGGATTAGACCAACTTCTAAAGGCTAAGCACTTGTTAGTATTTtgactcattttttttatttattatttctcgAGTAATCACTTAATTCAACCcttcaataaaatataaagggTAAAATGGTTCCGATTTAAAAATAACAAACTTATAATCAACCTGTATATGTACGAGAAAACACTTGTATGTTCTTTTTTTAAGTGTGAAAGGCGAAATTTCGATGAATTTATCATGTTTAAATACCGAAAAACTATTTatctttagtttttttaaaaagaataatgtaagaagCAGTATTTCCTTCATCTTATAATAACTGTTTTGAATTGTATTTGTAATTTAATGCAGCCATTTCAATAAGAACCAGCTTTCAGGTACCATTTCCCCCAAACTTTTCAGCTCTGACATGGTGCTCATACATGTGTAagttcatatattttattttatttttccaaaaattggtGTTTATAAGCTTGTGATGTCATCTATTTTACCATTTGTTACAACTTTTTCATTTTCCTTGCAGATTATTTGATGGAAATGATTTATCTGGTTCTATACCAGAAACATTAGGACTAGTTCAGACACTTGAGGTTCTGTAAGTAATTGCCTCATATTTcagttttttaataaattttctcAACTCTTTCTAccaatctaattttattttttctctttatattaTTTAACTAGTTATATATTGTTTCTAATgattataatttcaatttataacagCCGGCTTGATAGAAATTCCTTGACAGGAGAGGTTCCTACAAATCTCAATAACCTTACAAACATCAATGAATTGTGAGTACTTATATTCAGAAATGAACAcattaatattttgtaataaccTTAGTAatcatgataataataataataatgctgtgTTATCTTTCAGGAACTTAGCACACAATAAATTGAAAGGTTCTTTGCCAGATTTAAGTCACATGGATACCCTCAACTATGTGTAAGTAAATAAGCatgagtttatgttaattaatttttccTCTAATATGATGCTATCTTACTTATGAtgttaatcaaattataatattGTGTAGGGATCTTAGTAACAACTCCTTTGATCCCTCTGAACCTCCAATTTGGTTCTCATCTCTACCATCACTCACCACTCTGTAAGAACTTACCAACTACTACCTTCGTTTCCAAGTAACGACCGATTCGAACAAATAAACTGATATATTGAAAAATTAATGTACATTTGTTTTGAAGTGTTATGGAGTTTGGATCTTTGGAAGGTCCTCTTCCATCAAAGCTCTTCAGCATTCCTCAAATTCAGCAAGTGTAAGTTCCTAAGATCCTTGTTTTGAACCTGCCcttattatgttatataaaaATTGATGTTACTTGCATTGCAGGAAACTGAGGAACAATGCATTGAACAATACATTAGACTTAGGTGACAACATTTGTCCACAATTGCAGCTTGTTGATCTTCAAGACAACCAGATTTCCTCAGTAATCCTCCGTTCGCAATACAAAAACACATTGATGTAATTATCTGGTTAGAAAACATTTGCATGGTTTAGGAAGTTGATTAACAATTATAAATGTTTAATCTCTTCTTGAATTTGACAGCCTTATAGGAAATCCAGTGTGCAGTGTTCTCTCAAACACAAACTACTGCCAACTTCAGCAGCAGCCTAAGCAACCTTACTCGACAAGCTTGGCGAATTGCGGAGGCAAATCTTGTCCGCCGGATCAAAAGCTTAGCCCTCAAAGCTGTGAATGTGCATACCCTTATGAAGGGATGTTGTACTTCAGAGGACCCTTGTTTAGAGAACTCTCAAATGTTAACATTTTCCATGAACTTGAGATGAGTTTGTGGGTGAAGTTGGACCTAACACCTGGCTCAGTTTCTTTGCAAAACCCTTTCTTCAATGGTGATGATTATCTTCAAGTGCAACTAGCTTTGTTTCCTCCATCAGGACAATATTTCAATAGGACTGAAGTTCAAAGAATTGGGTTTGATTTGACCAACCAAACTTACAAGCCTCCTAAGGAGTTTGGACCTTATTACTTCATTGCATTCCCTTATGCTTTCCCAGGTACATAGAAATATGTTACACCTTAACTCTTGAGTAAAGGTTGATTTGGTTCTTGTCCTGGAGATTCTAACCATGATTCAAATTAGTCGTCGAGATTTCAAAAATAGCAAGTTTGTTCTTGAAGTTACAATTCATGATTCACTTTAGTCCCTTTAATAGAGTGAATCATCGAATGTAACTTCAACTATGAAATTGCTACTTCGAATCTCAATGTCTCTTTATTTCTTGTCCCTAGACACCAAACAAAGCCTTATCTTTGCAACTTTATGCAACTAATTAAGGTGACAAATGCAACTAACCTGGAATTGTTTCAGATTCTAACAAAGGAAACTCTCTTAGCACTGGTGCTATTATTGGTATAGCAGTAGGCTCATCAGTTCTGTTTCTGAGCCTCATAGCTTTAGCAGTATATGCAATCCTGCAAAAGAAGCGCGCGGAGCGAGCCATAGGATTAAGCAGACCTTTTGGTAATTCATTTATCTATTTGATTGTATTTAAAGTCTTATTATATCATCACTTGTGTAACTTTGAGAATTAATGTGAATTCATCTTTGTGATCCAGCATCTTGGGCACCAAGTGGAAAGGATAGTGGAGGTGCACCACAATTAAAGGGTGCAAGATGGTTCTCATATGATGAACTGAAAAAGAGCACTAGTAATTTCTCTGAAAGCAATGAGTTAGGATTTGGTGGTTATGGCAAGGTATGTTAGACTTTTAATGCTTCTATGTTAATtgttaacatttttttcttttcattttggtTATGGTGAATGTATGTTAATTCAGTTTGGATGGATTCAGGTGTACAAAGGGGTGCTTCCTGATGGAAAAATCGTCGCGATCAAGCGAGCTCAGCAAGGATCAATGCAAGGAGGCCTAGAGTTCAAGACTGAAATTGAGTTGCTTTCAAGAGTTCATCACAAGAACCTCGTTGGACTCGTCGGATTTTGCTTCGAACAAGGAGAACAAATGTTGGTCTATGAATTCATGCCTAATGGAACACTTAGAGAGAGTTTGTCAGGTTAGTTTCCATGCTTAACTGATTGATTTGTATATTCATTTTTagcatttgaaaaagaaaaaatgaacaaaaaaaaaataatgttttctGTTTTCAATTCGAGTTGTAGGAAGATCTGACATTCATCTTGATTGGAAGAGGAGACTTCGAATCGCCCTTGGCTCGGCCAGAGGACTCGCTTACCTTCATGAACTTGCCAACCCTCCAATTATCCACAGAGATGTGAAATCCACTAACATCTTACTAGATGAAAATTTGACAGCAAAGGTTGCAGATTTTGGACTATCTAAGTTAGTATCAGACAGTGAGAAAGGACATGTTTCTACTCAGGTTAAAGGAACATTGGTAAGAAACATTTGCACTAGCACTTATGTTGTTCAAAATCATTGTTCTGATTTTATCTCAAAAACTATAGGGTATATATCACAATAACTTGATGAGGAAGTTACCATCTTTTGCAGGGCTATTTAGACCCAAATTACACTATTAAATGTCcgtgtaaaactattttatactGCTTGTGCATGAGAAGTAAATTCTAGTATACAAGTTTAATCACACAATTTTTCAATTTGTGACAAGATTCAATCTAGTTCTTGATGACAAAAGTTAACATCTTTACAGGGCTATTTGGACCCAGAATACTACATGACACAACAACTAACTGAAAAAAGTGATGTGTATAGCTTCGGAGTAGTTATGTTAGAGCTCATAAGTTCGAGGCAGCCCATTGAAAAGGGTAAGTACATTGTCCGGGAAGCTCGGACGGCGTTCAACCGGCACGACGAAGAACACTATGGAATGAGAGAACTAATGGATCCAACTGTGAGGAACACACCAAACCTCATTGGGTTTGGTAGGTTC is a window from the Arachis hypogaea cultivar Tifrunner chromosome 1, arahy.Tifrunner.gnm2.J5K5, whole genome shotgun sequence genome containing:
- the LOC112796395 gene encoding leucine-rich repeat receptor protein kinase HPCA1, which gives rise to MLRVLSLPKMGIFLHLLLSLGILLAEIHVISSYTDPQDAAVLRSLKDIWVNTPPSWDKSDDPCGAPWEGVTCNKSRVTSLGLSTMGLKGKLSGDIGGLTELRSLDLSFNKGLKGSLSPEIGDLRNLNILILAGCSFSGSIPDALGNLSQLSFLALNSNNFTGKIPPSLGKLSKLYWLDLADNQLTGPIPVSTSTTPGLDQLLKAKHFHFNKNQLSGTISPKLFSSDMVLIHVLFDGNDLSGSIPETLGLVQTLEVLRLDRNSLTGEVPTNLNNLTNINELNLAHNKLKGSLPDLSHMDTLNYVDLSNNSFDPSEPPIWFSSLPSLTTLVMEFGSLEGPLPSKLFSIPQIQQVKLRNNALNNTLDLGDNICPQLQLVDLQDNQISSVILRSQYKNTLILIGNPVCSVLSNTNYCQLQQQPKQPYSTSLANCGGKSCPPDQKLSPQSCECAYPYEGMLYFRGPLFRELSNVNIFHELEMSLWVKLDLTPGSVSLQNPFFNGDDYLQVQLALFPPSGQYFNRTEVQRIGFDLTNQTYKPPKEFGPYYFIAFPYAFPDSNKGNSLSTGAIIGIAVGSSVLFLSLIALAVYAILQKKRAERAIGLSRPFASWAPSGKDSGGAPQLKGARWFSYDELKKSTSNFSESNELGFGGYGKVYKGVLPDGKIVAIKRAQQGSMQGGLEFKTEIELLSRVHHKNLVGLVGFCFEQGEQMLVYEFMPNGTLRESLSGRSDIHLDWKRRLRIALGSARGLAYLHELANPPIIHRDVKSTNILLDENLTAKVADFGLSKLVSDSEKGHVSTQVKGTLGYLDPEYYMTQQLTEKSDVYSFGVVMLELISSRQPIEKGKYIVREARTAFNRHDEEHYGMRELMDPTVRNTPNLIGFGRFLELTLQCVEESAVDRPTMSEVVKALETILQNDGMNTNSTSASSSATDFGATKGGAMMKHPYIDTSNFAKNKDNVSDNSAFDYSGGYTISAKVEPK